The Chanos chanos chromosome 16, fChaCha1.1, whole genome shotgun sequence genome has a window encoding:
- the grxcr2 gene encoding glutaredoxin domain-containing cysteine-rich protein 2, with protein MEDSQRKQGQRSDAHDAQGNRKARKVRFKLASSYSGRVLKHVYEDGQELESPEEKYPRSFIHKIPQHLEVGQLYGFEDMGDSELYPTTGLTAQRINIYRGVGAQMAPVYRDHPEGADRSPVLDFGKIIIYTSNLRIIRAPRRRGESGKTTLRECVGEEEISQGGEPSTRGKHRPSCDHEKEHSGPDDKDADGSCVQCGGSGCAPCSLCHGSKLSMLANRFNESIRELRCPACNPYGLERCQSCA; from the exons ATGGAGGACAGCCAGAGGAAGCAAGGCCAGAGATCTGATGCCCACGACGCCCAGGGAAACCGCAAGGCCAGGAAGGTAAGGTTCAAACTGGCCTCGTCCTACAGCGGACGGGTCCTGAAACACGTTTACGAGGACGGACAGGAGCTGGAGAGCCCCGAGGAGAAGTACCCCCGCAGTTTCATCCATAAAATCCCTCAACACTTGGAGGTGGGCCAGTTATATGGCTTTGAGGATATGGGGGACTCTGAACTGTACCCCACGACGGGGCTCACGGCTCAGAGAATCAATATCTACAGAGGGGTTGGGGCCCAAATGGCCCCTGTCTACAGGGACCACCCAGAGGGGGCTGACAGA TCACCGGTGTTGGACTTTGGGAAGATTATCATTTATACCAGCAACTTGCGAATCATCCGTGCCCCACGGAGGAGAGGTGAATCGGGAAAGACCACTCTGAgggagtgtgtgggagaggaggagatctcACAGGGGGGGGAGCCCAGtaccagaggaaaacacagaccGTCATGTGACCACGAAAAGGAACACAGTGGCCCAGATGACAAG GATGCCGACGGGAGCTGTGTGCAGTGCGGAGGTTCGGGCTGTGCCCCCTGCTCTCTGTGCCATGGCAGTAAGCTATCCATGCTCGCCAACCGCTTCAATGAGTCCATAAGGGAGCTACGCTGCCCGGCCTGCAACCCCTACGGGCTGGAGAGGTGCCAGTCCTGCGCCTAG
- the plac8l1 gene encoding PLAC8-like protein 1, whose protein sequence is MIQMEDAGEQEVGAPEKGCGNWSNQEIAQHPVITQPGLGETTMTVTTIMQTGGDWNTSLFNVCGDVPTCLMGAFVPCCLDLSLAHQYGECLCLPLLPGSTLAMRVGMRERFKIRGSVCEDWVTVYCCYPLAVCQMIREMKRRLKCQMYTVSTALQSS, encoded by the exons ATGATTCAAATGGAGGACGCAGGTGAACAGGAAGTAGGAGCGCCAGAAAAAGGATGTGGGAACTGGTCGAATCAGGAGATAGCCCAACATCCAGTGATCACTCAGCCTGGACTGGGAGAAACGACGATGACGGTGACAACCATAATGCAGACGGGAGGCGACTGGAACACCAGTCTCTTCAACGTGTGTGGAGACGTGCCCACCT gtCTGATGGGTGCGTTCGTGCCGTGCTGTTTGGACCTGAGTCTGGCTCATCAGTACGGAGAATGTTTGTGTCTACCGCTACTGCCCGGCTCCACTCTCGCCATGCGCGTGGGTATGAGGGAACGCTTCAAAATACGA ggcagtgtgtgtgaggactgggTCACAGTGTACTGCTGCTACCCCCTGGCAGTGTGTCAGATGATCCGAGAAATGAAGAGGAGGCTGAAGTGTCAGATGTATACCGTCTCCACTGCGCTGCAGAGCTCCTGA